One Lysobacter enzymogenes DNA segment encodes these proteins:
- a CDS encoding alpha/beta hydrolase family protein, which produces MFRAIRIGLSRFAAAPRRLLAVALLSPALSLLAAAPALAATPQAPAAAPKRFDLPPTTGPYKVGTFTLHIVDRARTDRFVGGPREYMVTVSYPIAPHARGARAPWLEPAMVPEWSATAAGYGIAPEAVDWAGARRPAIQGAPLLRSPRGWPVVLFSPGLQYFRELYSSLTDDLASHGYVVASMTHTHEAFYTAFPGGRVVRGQDLVETVESTQMWLDTRVGDSRHLLDALTLSNRGFYPGAGHGRLPSGWRGGLDLARVGFLGHSYGGTTAAETMFFDRRFDAGLDYDGRLSTTYGPPQDLPYGPTLAARFGLDRPFLLVGAGVHSHLDSHDPSWPQFWASQRGWKREVNVARGEHFTFSDFTAVLPALGDAVPPGFGVAVYGSLPPAQAVAATRYHNRAFFDLYLKGRPTRLFDRGSPAYPEFRPVP; this is translated from the coding sequence ATGTTCCGCGCAATCCGCATTGGCTTGTCCCGTTTCGCCGCCGCGCCCCGACGTTTGCTGGCCGTGGCGCTGTTGTCGCCGGCGCTGTCGCTGCTCGCCGCCGCGCCCGCGCTCGCGGCGACGCCGCAGGCACCGGCAGCGGCGCCCAAGCGCTTCGACCTGCCGCCGACCACCGGCCCGTACAAGGTCGGCACCTTCACCCTGCACATCGTCGACCGCGCGCGCACCGATCGTTTCGTCGGTGGGCCGCGCGAGTACATGGTCACCGTCAGCTATCCGATCGCGCCGCACGCGCGCGGCGCGCGCGCGCCGTGGCTGGAACCGGCGATGGTGCCGGAATGGAGCGCCACCGCCGCCGGCTACGGCATCGCGCCCGAAGCGGTGGACTGGGCCGGCGCGCGCCGGCCGGCGATCCAGGGCGCGCCGCTGCTGCGCAGCCCGCGCGGCTGGCCGGTGGTGCTGTTCTCGCCGGGCCTGCAGTACTTCCGCGAACTCTACAGCTCGCTCACCGACGATCTGGCCAGCCACGGCTACGTGGTCGCGTCGATGACCCACACCCACGAAGCGTTCTACACCGCATTCCCGGGCGGGCGCGTGGTGCGCGGCCAGGACTTGGTGGAAACGGTGGAATCGACCCAGATGTGGCTCGACACGCGGGTCGGCGATTCGCGTCATCTGCTCGATGCGCTGACGCTGTCGAACCGCGGTTTCTATCCCGGCGCCGGACACGGCCGCCTGCCGTCGGGCTGGCGCGGCGGGCTGGACCTGGCGCGGGTCGGTTTCCTCGGCCATTCCTACGGCGGCACCACCGCGGCCGAGACGATGTTCTTCGACCGCCGTTTCGACGCCGGCCTGGATTACGACGGCCGCCTCTCGACCACCTACGGCCCGCCGCAGGACCTGCCGTACGGCCCGACCCTGGCCGCGCGTTTCGGCCTGGACCGGCCGTTCCTGCTGGTCGGCGCCGGCGTGCACAGCCACCTGGATTCGCACGATCCGTCGTGGCCGCAGTTCTGGGCCAGCCAACGCGGCTGGAAGCGCGAGGTCAACGTCGCCCGCGGCGAGCATTTCACCTTCAGCGATTTCACCGCGGTGCTGCCGGCGCTCGGCGACGCGGTGCCGCCCGGCTTCGGCGTCGCCGTCTACGGCAGCCTGCCGCCGGCGCAGGCCGTGGCCGCGACGCGTTACCACAACCGCGCGTTCTTCGACCTGTACTTGAAGGGCCGGCCGACGCGCTTGTTCGACCGCGGCAGCCCGGCGTATCCGGAGTTCCGCCCGGTGCCCTGA